In a single window of the Candidatus Hydrogenedentota bacterium genome:
- a CDS encoding DUF1501 domain-containing protein — MANDKPRGSFCGRTRREFLSTMGGGFTSLALTGLLARDGFFGSQAVAADGVSAFQNPLAPKPAMAMAKAKSVIFLFMYGGPSHVDTFDYKPELFKLDGKTVQVKTAGRGGRKNEGRIVGPKWRFKQYGESGAWVSELFPHLSTCVDDITFLKSMTADSPIHGSAMLMMNSGRILSGNPSLGSWVNYGLGSVNENLPGYVVMLDKTGGPISGAQNWTSGYMPANYEATVFRPQGDPILNLSNVRGMSRDEQRTLLKHLHHFNNQHLSDRVDNTDLAARIASYELAYNMQVTAPEAVELDQEPEHVKRLYGMDHPRTEDFGRKCLLARRLVERGVRFVQLYSGGAHNDDNWDAHADLQDNHNYHAGNTDKPIAGLLKDLKQRGLLDETLVIWGGEFGRQPTAEYEKGTGRDHNSMGFTMWMAGGGIKGGVSYGETDELGSAAVKDRLHVKRLHATVLHQLGLDPNNLSYFYNGLDQKLVGVEGADPIREIIA; from the coding sequence ATGGCCAACGACAAGCCTCGGGGTTCCTTCTGCGGGCGCACACGCCGCGAATTCCTCAGCACCATGGGCGGCGGTTTTACGTCGCTCGCATTGACCGGCCTGCTCGCGCGGGATGGATTCTTCGGCAGCCAGGCGGTCGCGGCGGACGGCGTGTCCGCGTTTCAGAACCCGCTCGCGCCGAAGCCCGCGATGGCGATGGCAAAGGCGAAGAGCGTCATCTTTCTGTTCATGTACGGGGGGCCGAGCCACGTCGATACCTTCGACTACAAGCCGGAGCTCTTCAAACTCGACGGGAAGACGGTGCAGGTGAAGACGGCGGGGCGGGGCGGCCGCAAGAACGAGGGCCGCATTGTGGGCCCGAAATGGCGCTTCAAGCAGTACGGCGAATCGGGCGCGTGGGTGTCGGAGCTGTTCCCGCACCTTTCCACCTGCGTGGACGATATCACGTTCCTGAAATCGATGACCGCGGACTCGCCTATCCACGGGTCGGCCATGCTCATGATGAATTCCGGGCGCATTCTCAGCGGCAATCCGTCACTCGGCTCCTGGGTGAATTACGGCCTAGGTTCGGTGAACGAAAACCTGCCCGGCTACGTCGTCATGCTGGACAAGACCGGCGGCCCGATCAGCGGCGCGCAGAACTGGACGAGCGGCTACATGCCGGCGAACTACGAGGCGACGGTGTTCCGCCCCCAGGGCGATCCCATCCTGAACCTTTCCAACGTGCGCGGCATGTCGCGCGATGAACAGCGCACGCTCCTGAAGCACCTGCACCACTTCAATAACCAGCACCTTTCCGATCGCGTCGACAACACGGATCTCGCGGCGCGCATCGCGAGCTACGAGCTGGCCTACAACATGCAGGTCACCGCGCCGGAAGCGGTGGAACTGGACCAGGAACCGGAGCACGTGAAGCGGCTCTACGGCATGGACCACCCGCGCACGGAAGACTTCGGGCGCAAATGCCTGCTGGCCCGGCGGCTCGTCGAGCGCGGCGTGCGCTTTGTCCAGCTCTACTCCGGCGGCGCGCACAACGACGACAACTGGGACGCCCACGCGGACCTGCAGGACAACCACAATTACCACGCGGGGAACACGGACAAGCCGATCGCGGGCCTGCTCAAGGACCTGAAGCAGCGGGGCCTGCTCGACGAGACGCTCGTTATCTGGGGCGGGGAGTTCGGGCGCCAGCCCACGGCGGAATATGAAAAGGGGACCGGCCGCGACCACAATTCGATGGGGTTCACGATGTGGATGGCCGGCGGCGGCATCAAGGGGGGCGTCAGCTACGGAGAGACCGACGAACTCGGCAGCGCGGCGGTGAAGGACCGGCTGCACGTCAAGCGCCTGCATGCCACGGTGCTGCACCAGCTGGGGCTGGATCCGAACAACCTCAGCTACTTCTACAACGGCCTGGACCAGAAGCTCGTGGGCGTAGAGGGCGCGGACCCCATCCGGGAGATTATCGCGTAG